Genomic window (Procambarus clarkii isolate CNS0578487 chromosome 72, FALCON_Pclarkii_2.0, whole genome shotgun sequence):
acccctgtcaccacaacataaattggttgtgaccagaaactaattttactaaccattaatttcaagtaggtgaatgtcagaagttttctagaaatccataaccgcgcaattgcgtcagttaccacgtgcgatgactgcttttttttaacaaattatttaacagttgtgattatgagtttcaaacggcgagggaaggggaataaaaagcaaaaatggtttcaaacctcaatacaggtaaggaaataaataaaaattatcaataaatataatgcatagtgtagctatgcacctctaaattaattaagtgcgtcaTTTTGTGTTTAAATCCATGGAAAATAGTGGTTTTAAATCCGCGGAGTTGACGCGCACATTAATATCCAACCATTAGACTAAGCACTCACGTAAATTTATCCattaattgtgtggattattttcgtgttagggtcaataacatattaataaatactcatcaaataccagagttgaagagattaccccatactaattatatatacatcactcaaaataagagtcttttatataaaaccaaacaaaatacatagcactattccattactcctcattattatggtatataaatttattgccaaaccttaactgtagttaggcagtagcccaactaaatgttgctcaatctagcctaatctattgatttgtgctaagccactaaggataggaacataagaacaaaggcaactgcagaaggcctgttggcccatacgaggcagctcctatttataaccacccaatcccactcatatacatgtccaacccacgctggaaacaatcgagggaccccacctccacaatgttacgcggcaattggtttcacaaatcaacaaccctgttactgaaccagtatttacccaagtctttcctaaatctaaacttatccaatttataaccattgtttcgtgttctgtcttgtgttgatacttttaataccctaataatatcccctttgttttgtccattcacccacttgtaaacctctatcatgtcacacctaactcttcgcctttccagtgatgcaagttaagctttgttaatctttcttcatatgaaagatttctaatttggggaattaacttagtcattctatgctggacacgttcaagtgaatttatatccattctatagtatggcgaccaaaactcaactgtataatctaaatggggcctaaccagagcaagatatagctgaggaaccacaccaggtgtcttgttaattacgcttcgattaataaaccctagtgtcctatttgccttattacgaacattcaggcattgatctttttgttttaaattcttactaatcataactcccagatccctttcgcaatccgacttcgcaatctcaacacttacctttattcttatgttcttagacatatatgaatgagattaggtggttatagatagcagctttcttgtgtggggccagtaggacatctgcagttacgtttattcttattttcctacgtttagatttaggaaatacctgggaaaatagtggttcggtaacatggttgttgatttgtggaaccaattatcgcatatcttgatagaagtagaatcccttgattgtttcaagtatgcgttggacttatatattaatgggattgggaagatataaataggtgctgcctcgtatgggccaataggctttctgcagttaccttcattcttgttcctaattccctattaatatcccgtttgatgtgtccatccatccacttgcacacctctactaagtcactccgaattcttggcctttctagagaatgcaaattagtactacttagtcaatctttcttcatatgacaagtttctaatatgcaggattaactttgttattctcgtatgggccaataggccttctgcagttaccttcattcttatgttcctaataccctattaatatcccgtttgatgtgtccatccatccacttgcacacctctactaagtcactccgaattcttggccgttctagagaatgcaaatttgtactacttagttaatctttcttcatatgacaagtttctaatttgcaggattaactttgttatcctacgctgggcgtgttctagtgaatttatatcagaaaacgtatattttaacttgttaaaaatattttgattcatattcataaacaagtactcatgcacatgtataaacatacatgcctcgtattgtcagtttaactttattctaatgttcttagcaatttgaatatttatcggcatcgagaaatgaccaaataaacaagttccatcatccagcaacatcagtcacctgagatagctgctacataaccccccggtggccacaacgggttagctcattactcatttagctcacagactacaaggttggtcacaagcagtaccaccactgcagtcactctctccatcacctgtgttcccttaccaacaccactcccaaccaccaatcaccaggtgtattcaacaacaaccaccacatcgacaaacttcaccagccctattggagatattttctgaaacactagcacgtgtcggaaagacgttttataaagaggtcaagtaactatatattctcgtgttttccatcatgagccaacagtctaagatggacttggatattacgaattgcagccgtgggctgtggctggtcaaggtacctaaatatttgggggacaaatgggcagactgtgctggccatgacgttggaaagcttaagattaccaaggtgcctggtaaacctccgacaataacctttaaatctagtgaacacaccttgaaggacgggaaaattcctcgggagcacaaggtaatttctcatagtttaaaagaaatgacactcggagttctttctgaaccagatctcggcagcagcagctcggatgctgcagtttccgagacacagcaattgtcctttgagggacaagtcatccacaaactagaatgtcagcctgtagtggacgactactatatcaatcagaaaagggaagctgtgaagaaagctgcccagtctcttcatacggtaaagcttattgacagacccctcaacggctataagcctatttcacaccataaacataatgtttatttagagcagaagaagaaggcagaaggcaagacgattcgtgatgataaagataaggtCATGGAGTTGTTGTTTGCTGCATTTGAAAAGCATCAGTATTACAATATTAAGGATCTCCACAAGATTACCCGACAACCAATCACATATCTAAAGGAGATCCTGAAAGACCTATGTAACTATAATGTTAAGAATCCTCACAAGAATATGTGGGAACTCAAGCCCGAGTACCGTCATTACAAGCTTGCCGAAAAGGCTGTGGAAAATTCAATGTATGATTAGGTTCATACTAAACTTTGTTTCACAGTACAAAGGTAAAGAAAACGTGAAAGATCCAGGCAAATATTAGCCTCATACTCCAATGTCTGAGGTTATGATCTACCTTGCGGTGCTTGTGCAAGGTAGATCATAATCCGCTACCCTTTACTGCAAGCCACGGCCGCTGCTCTGTCCCGTCTTCCAGACTGTGCAGTATCAGGACGAGTGGCAGAATGTCACAGAGATCGTGGTGTTTCCCATCAACCAGATCCTCCTCAACACCGTGTTCCAAGTCAGTGATGTTCCCGTGACCTCCGTCACAGTCCAGACGGTGACGGCACCAGCCCTGCAGCTGGTAATGattgaggtgaaggtggtggaggtgactaagcccctgatggtgatgaacgtcgacactgtcaccaccatagaagcagcatcgcctttaacttacttttatgacaccttgaatatatcacagattcaatgtatcaatatcacgtgttcattgtatagatatcataaaaataaatacttatacagaacttcttcttgcttaacctattttagatcaatgttttgactaagaatataagaaaaatggaaaatcgctgcttacagtgatctgttgacgaaataaggcaaataggacactgggatttatttatcaaagcattagtaataaaacaccttgtgttattcttcagttatatcctgctctgcttaggccccatttacatcatgcagtttagtttcgattgccgtgttatgttgggaatcctgacacccaaattattaacccctgtcaccacaacataaattggttgtgaccagaaactaattttactaaccattaatttcaagtaggtgaatgtcagaagttttctagaaatccataaccgcgcaattgcgtcagttaccacgtgcgatgactgcttttttttaacaaattatttaacagttgtgattatgagtttcaaacggcgagggaaggggaataaaaagcaaaaatggtttcaaacctcaatacaggtaaggaaataaataaaaattatcaataaatataatgcatagtgtagctatgcacctctaaattaattaagtgcgtcattttgtgtttaaatcctatggaaaatagtggttttaaatccgcggagttgacgcgcacattaatatccaaccataagactaagcactcacataaatttatccattaattgtgtggattattttcgtgttagggtcaataacatattaataaatactcatcaaataccagagttgaagagattaccccatactaattatatataaCATCACTCAAAATAGAGTCTTttatataaaaccaaacaaaatacatagcactattccattactcctcattattatggtatataaatttattgccAAACCTTAACTGTAGTTAGGCAGGAGCCCAACTAAATGTTGCTCAATATAGCCTAATCTATTGATTTGTACTAAGCCACTAatgataggaacataagaacaaaggcaactgcagaaggcctgttggcccatacgaggcagctcctatttataaccacccaatcccactcatatacatgtccaacccacgcttgaaacaatcgagggaccccacctccacaatgttacgcggcaattggtttcacaaatcaacaaccctgttactgaaccagtatttacccaagtctttcctaaatctaaacttatccaatttataaccattgtttcgtgttctgtcttatgttgatacttttaataccctattaatatcccctttgttttgtccattcacccacttgtaaacctctatcatgtcacacctaactcttcgcctttccagtgatgcaagttaagctttgttaatctttcttcatatgaaagatttctaatttggggaattaacttagtcattctatgctggacacgttcaagtgaatttatatccattctatagtatggcgaccaaaactcaactgtataatctaaatggggcctaaccagagcaagatatagctgaggaaccacaccaggtgtcttgttaattacgcttcgattaataaatcctacgtgtcctatttgccttattacgaacattcaggcattgatctttttgttttaaattcttactaatcataactcccagatccctttcgcaatccgacttcgcaatctcaacacttacctttattcttatgttcttagacatatatgaatgagattaggtggttatagatagcagctttcttgtgtgaggccagtaggacatctgcagttacgtttattcttattttcctacgtttagatttaggaaatacctgggaaaatagtggttcggtaacatggttgttgatttgtggaaccaattatcgcatatcttgatagaagtaggatcccttgattgtttcaagtatgcgttggacttatatattaatgggattgggaagatataaataggtgctgcctcgtatgggccaataggccttctgcagttactgtcattcttgttcctaattccctattaatatcccgtttgatgtgtccatccatccacttgcacacctctactaagtcactccgaattcttggcctttctagagaatgcaaattagtactacttagtcaatctttcttcatatgacaactTTCTCAtatgcaggattaactttgttattctcgtatgggccaataggccttctgcagttaccttcattcttatgttcctaataccctatttatatcccgtttgatgtgtccatccatccacttgcacacctctactaagtcTCTCCGAATTCTTGGCCGTTCTAAAGAACGCAAATTTGTACTACTtagttaatctctcttcatatgacaagtttctaatttgcaggattaactttgttatcctacgctgggcgtgttatagtgaatttatatcagaaaacgtatattttaacttgttaaaaatattttgattcatattcataaacagtctactcatgcacatgtataaacatacatgcctcgtattgtcagtttaacttcattctaatgttcttatcaatttgaatatttatcggcatcgagaaatgaccaaataaacaagttccatcatccagcaacatcagtcacctgagatagctgctacataaccccccggtggccacaacgggttagctcattactcatttagctcacagactacaaggttggtcacaagcagtaccaccactgcagtcactctctccatcacctgtgttcccttaccaacaccactcccaaccaccaatcaccaggtgtattcaacaacaaccaccacatcgacAAACTTCACCAGCCCTATTGGAGATATTTTCTGAAACACTAGCAAGTGTCGGAAAGACGTTTTATAAAGAGGTCAAGTACCTATATATTCTCGTGTTTTCCATCATGAGCCAACAGTCTAAGATGGACTTGGATATTACGAATTGCAGCCGTGGGCTGTAGCTGGTCAAGGTACCTAAATATTTGGGGGACAAATGGGCAGACTGTGCTGGGCCATGACGTTGGAAAGCTTAAGATTACCAAGGTGCCTGGTAAACCTCCGACAATAACCTTTAAATCTAGTGAACACACCTTGAAGGACGGGAAAATTCCTCGGGAGCACAAGGTAATTTCTCATAGTTTAAAAGAAATGACACTCGGAGTTCTTTCTGAACCAGATCTCGGCAGCAGCAGCTCGGATGCTGCAGTTTCCGAGACACAGCAATTGTCCTTTGAGGGACAAGTCATCCACAAACTAGAATGTCAGCCTGTAGTGGACGACTACTATATCAATCAGAAAAGGGAAGCTGTGAAGAAAGCTGCCCAGTCTCTTCATACGGTAAAGCTTATTGACAGACCCCTCAACGGCTATAAGCCTATTTCACACCATAAACATAATGTTTATTTAGAGCAGAAGAAGAAGGCAGAAGGCAAGACGATTCTTGCGATAAAGATAAGGTCATGGAGTTGTTGTTTGCTGCATTTGAAAAGCATCAGTATTACAATATTAAGGATCTCCACAAGATTACCCGACAACCAATCACATATCTAAAGGAGATCCTGAAAGACCTATGTAACTATAATGTTAAGAATCCTCACAAGAATATGTGGGAACTCAAGCCCGAGTACCGTCATTACAAGCTTGCCGAAAAGGCTGTGGAAAATTCAATGTATGATTAGGTTCATACTAAACTTTGTTTCACAGTACAAAGGTAAAGAAAACGTGAAAGATCCATGCAAATATTAGCCTCATACTCCAAGTCTGAGGTTATGATCTACCTTGCGGTGCTTGTGCCTCTATCTGCAAGCCACGGCCGCTGCTCTGTCCCGTCTTCCAGACTGTGCAGTATCAGGACGAGTGGCAGAATGTCACAGAGATCGTGGTGTTTCCCATCAACCAGATCCTCCTCAACACCGTGTTCCAAGTCAGTGATGTTCCCGTGACCTCCGTCACAGTCCAGACGGTGACGGCACCAGCCCTGCAGCTGGTAATGattgaggtgaaggtggtggaggtgactaagcccctgatggtgatgaacgtcgacactgtcaccaccatagaagcagcatcgcctttaacttacttttatgacaccttgaatatatcacagattcaatgtatcaatatcacgtgttcattgtatagatatcataaaaataaatacttatacagaacttcttcttgcttgacctattttagatcaatgttttgactaagaatataagaaaaatggaaaatcgctgcttacagtgatctgttgacgaaataaggcaaataggacactgggatttatttatcaaagcattagtaataaaacaccttgtgttattcttcagttatatcctgctctggttaggccccatttacatcatgcagtttagtttcgattgccgtgttatatgttgggaatcctgacacccaaattattaacccctgtcaccacaacataaattggtTGTGACCAGAAACTAATTTTACTAACCATTAATTTCAGGTAGGTGAATGTCAAAAGTTTTCTAGAAATCCATAACCGCGCAATTGCGTCAGTTACCACGTGCGATGActgcttttttttaacaaattatttaacagttgtgattatgagtttcaaacggcgagggaaggggaataaaaagcaaaaatggtttcaaacctcaatacaggtaaggaaataaataaaaattatcaataaatataatgcatagtgtagctatgcacctctaaattaattaagtgcgtcattttgtgtttaaatccatggaaaatagtggttttaaatccgcggagttgacgcgcacattaatatccaaccataagactaagcactcacgtaaatttatccattaattgtgtggattattttcgtgttagggtcaataacatattaataaatactcatcaaataccagagttgaagagattaccccatactaattatatatacatcactcaaaataagagtcttttatataaaaccaaacaaaatacatagcactattccattactcctcattattatggtatataaatttattgccaaaccttaactgtagttaggcaggagcccaactaaatgttgctcaatctagcctaatctattgatttgtgctaagccactaaggataggaacataagaacaaaagcaactgcagaaggcctgttggcccacacgaggcagctcctatttataaccacccaatcccactcatatacatgtccaacccgcgcttgaaacaatcgagggaccccacctccacaatgttacgcggcaattggtttcacaaatcaacaaccctgttactgaaccagtatttacccaagtctttcctaaatctaaacttatccaatttataaccattgtttcgtgttctgtcttgtgttgatacttttaataccctattaatatcccctttgttttgtccattcacccacttgtaaacctctatcatgtcacacctaactcttcgcctttccagtgatgcaagttaagctttgttaatctttcttcatatgaaagatttctaatttggggaattaacttagtcattctatgctggacacgttcaagtgaatttatatccattctatagtatggcgaccaaaactcatctgtataatctaaatggggcctaaccagagcaagatatagctgaggaaccacaccaggtgtcttgttaattacgcttcgattaataaaccctagtgtcctatttgccttattacgaacattcaggcattgatctttttgttttaaattcttactaatcataactcccagatccctttcgcaatccgacttcgcaatctcaacatttacctttattcttatgttcttagacatatatgaatgatgatgatgatgatgaagattaagccacccaaaaggtggcacgggcatgaatagcccgtaagtggtggcctttatAAGCcatttaccagtatcaagagctgatactggagatctgtggaggtgcgaatgcaccctgcatgatgggagatgtctcccttgtgaatgtgtttaagatgaagatgaagccacccaataggtggcacgggcatgaattggtaagtggtagcccttttgagccatcaccagtatcaatagatgatactggagatctgtggaggtgcgactgcacccagcgtgacgggagatgtctcccgtgttttaaacagatgaagaagatgaagatgaagccacccaaaaggtggcacgggcatgaatagctcgtaagtggtggccctttcgagccatcaccagtatcaagagctgatactggagatctgtggaggtgcaagtgcactctgcatgacgggagatgtctcccatgaatgtgtccaagatgacaaTTAAACCATCCAAAAAgtggcacgggcgtgaatagcccgtaagtggtggcccttttgagccattaccagtatcaagagctgatactggagatctgtggaggtgcaactgcaccctgcgtgacgggagatgtctcccggaccaagtgtgtggtcatatatatgaatgagattaggtggttataaatagcagctttcttgtgtggggccagtaggacatctgcagttacggatattcttattttcctacgtttagatttaggaaatacctgggaaaatagtggttcggtaacatggttgttgatttgtggaaccaattatcgcatatcttgatagaagtaggatcccttgattgtttcaagtatgcgttggacttatatattaatgggattgggaagatataaataggtgctgcctcttatgggccaataggttttctgcagttaccttcattcttgttcctaattccctattaatatccccctttgatgtgtccatccatccacttgcacacctctactaagtcactccgaattcttggcctttctagagaatgcaaattagtactacttagtcaatctttcttcatatgacatgtttctaatatgcaggattaactttgttattctagtatgggccaataggccttctgcagttaccttcattcttatgttcctaataccctattaatatcccgtttgatgtcccgtccatccacttgcacacctctactaagtcTCTCTTAaatgttggactttctgcgggaggaggtgcgtcagctgaaagaacaacgagaagtaacgaaggaggagaccagcagtaaagggacctcgtcttggagagttgttaaagacaggggccttaagaagactttgaaaaagccgccttcaaacgccatagcaacttctaattcatttgacgttttggaggacgagtgctgtggtgagactgtggatcgcgcaaaagggaaagcaacgaagagaaaggaagcgcaggcccctcagaaagtaaaggaagtacctaagcaaacattagttgtgggagattcccagataaggtatttggatagaacgttttgtgctagagatagggggaacaggttaagggtttgctatcccggagctggcattggtgatattataaacaacatgaatgatattatggctggtaatgggaacaatcccattatttgcattagcgtgggaggaaatgatgttggtcgagttaggagtgaggaactgatccagaggtataaaacagccatagagttagttaggagcaagggaggaatcccgatcatatgtggcattcttccaagaaagggagtgggaaatgaatggatatcgagggcacttggtgtcaattgccggctggaaagatattgcaaatcaaatgcaatatctttcatagacaactgggaacacttctatggaagaaatgaaatgtatgctcgtgatggggtgcatctatcgagagctggggttgttgctgttgcgaactcgttagaagaagtggttagagg
Coding sequences:
- the LOC138356454 gene encoding general transcription factor IIF subunit 2-like: MSQQSKMDLDITNCSRGLWLVKVPKYLGDKWADCAGHDVGKLKITKVPGKPPTITFKSSEHTLKDGKIPREHKVISHSLKEMTLGVLSEPDLGSSSSDAAVSETQQLSFEGQVIHKLECQPVVDDYYINQKREAVKKAAQSLHTVKLIDRPLNGYKPISHHKHNVYLEQKKKAEGKTIRDDKDKVMELLFAAFEKHQYYNIKDLHKITRQPITYLKEILKDLCNYNVKNPHKNMWELKPEYRHYKLAEKAVENSMYD